The genomic region GCGTCCGTTCGGTCACGCCGACCCCGGTGCCTTGATGTCATGGGCTGGCGCGACGGCGAGCTGGCCCAACCGCACCGATCCCGGCGGGAGTCGCGGACTCGATGATTACTTCACACGGGACTTCGCCCACAACATCGGCGCCGAGATCATGGGCCGCAACAAGTTCGGCCCGCAGCGCGGCGCCTGGCTCGACCACGACTGGCAGGGCTGGTGGGGCGACGAGCCACCGTTTCACACGCCGGTCTTCGTTGTCACGCACCATGAGCGCCCGTCGTTCACGCTGTCGGACACAACGTTTCACTTCGTGAATGACGATCCGGCCGCTGTGCTCGAGCGGGCCAGGGAGGCCGCGCAGGGCAAGGACATCAGACTCGGCGGTGGGACGACCGTCATCCGGGAGTTCCTCGACGCTGGCCTCGTCGACACCCTCCACGTCGCGGTGTCCGATGTGGAACTCGGATCCGGAGTACGACTGTGGGAGTCTCCCGACGAGCTGAACGACCGGTTCCACCACGACGTCGTACCGAGTCCGAGTGGCGTGACGCACCACCTGTTCTGGCGGCGATGACCCGGGGATCGGTGCGCGTCACACCCCAGCGGGCACCCTGGCGACGGCCGCGGTAGCGCTCATCTCCTGGCGCAGCGCGGTGAAATCGCTGATTGTCTTCGTCGCGACAGTGGCCACCGGGCGTGCATTGCGTCCGGTGGCCTCGGTCTTGGACACCATCACCACACCGTCGATATAGGGCTGAATGGTGGTGGCGTTCTGCACCGTGGCCACGATGACGAGCTGGAAGCCGAACTTGCGGAACGCCTGCAGCGCCTGCTGCGCGAACTGCGGATCGGATTTTGAGAACGCCTCATCGAGCATCAGCTGTGCGAAAACCGGCTTGTTGTCGCCGCTTTCGGGGTTGGCCAGGTTGAAGCTCAGGGCGCCCGCAAGGCAGAACGCCATCAGCTTCTCCTGCTCGCCGCCGGAGTTGTCACCGGCATTGCTGTGCGTGCGGATCAGCTCCTCAGTGCTGACATCCCATTCCGCGCAGTCGAAGGTGAACCGGTTACGGACATCGAGCGCATCTCTGGTCCACGCCTTGTCCTCCGGTGCCACCGACGCCAGCCGATTGCGCAGCCGCAGGATGTCGGCGTACTGATCCAGAATCGCCTGTTTGTCACCCAGGCCAACCTCGGCGATACGGCGTGAAATGGCCTTGACGATATCGGTCAGCTCGGCCACCGCGGTCAGGTTGCGCGGCGTCGCGCGCAACGTCAACCGGGTGCCGCGATTGAACTCCACGGCGCCCAAACCGGTGTTGACGCGGTCGATCTGGTCGCTGATGCGCCGGGTTTCCTGTTCTGCCACCCGGTGCAGCGTCAGGATCGCATCGGGTGCCTGCTCGGTGACCAGGCGCATCATCCGCTCGTAGGCCTCGGGTAGCTCGCGCTCGTCGATGTGCCGGCACAGCGCGACGTAGTCGTGCACGCGCTCGTCGAAGACGTCGCTGTCGTTGGGAATCGCGTCCGGGAACGCCGTGTCGAATGTGTTGAGGATGCGGGCGAGTTCGTCGTAGGAACGCCTGCGGCTCTCGCGCAACTGCTCACGTTCGCGGCGGATCGCGGTGAACACGGCATCGCGATGCGGCTCGGGATTGAGCAGCTCCAACGTCACCGGAACGTCTCCGGCATAGCGGTTCAGCAGCTCGGTCAGCGGCTCGGACACGAATGTCGGTGTCAGCCGCTCCTGGAGCTCGAGCAGCTGGGTCCGGCGGCCATCGAGGTCGTCGCGGCGAGTCTGGATCGCCCCGCGTCGCGTCATCAGTGTCTGGATCTCCTCCCAGCACTGATCGGCGCGGGCATTGAGCGCCTCGATGTCGGGATGGTCGGCCAGCAGCAGCTCGTACTGCTCGCGCAACCTTTCGGCGTGTCCGTCCGCGGACTCGGTGTCGATGTGGTTCCACTGTGGGAACTGCTCGCAGATGGCCTTGCAGGCCGCAGCCCGGTCTCGCCACTGCTGACGCTCGGTGGCGATATCGTCGGCGGAGCGTCGGGCAGCCTGATAGGCCTCCTCGGCGTTGGCGAGATCGACAGTCAGCGCGTCGATCTTGGCGGCGACATCACCTTGGAAGATGTACTCGGACTGCTTCAGTGGGCGCCGATCGTCCTTGATCGCCAACCGGTCGGAATCCTTGTACAGGCCGGTGTCGGTGACGGCGCGGCGGAACCGGGGGAATAGGTCCGGGTTGTCGACGCAGATGTGGTCGCCTGCCGCGGCGACGACGTCGGCGGCCTCGGCGGCGCACACGTGGGTCGGGTCGACGACGAACAGCTTGCCTGCCAACGTGTTCGGCTCAGCCTCACGACCGCTTGCCGACGCGCGGACGTGGTGCAGCTGGAGGCGTCCGTGCATGTTGGTCTCGTTGACGAACCGCAGGACCGCGGCATAGTGCCGGTCGGGCACCAGCAGCCGCAGGCCCACACCGCGAAGCACCTTCTCGACCGCCATGCGCCATCGGTTCTGCTCGGGCCGCAGGTCCATGAGCTCGGCGATATAGGGCAGCTCACTCGGATCGACGCCCACTGCGGCGCAGATGTGTTCACGCATCGTGATGGCGAACTCGGGCAGCGCTGACCCCACGTGCTCGACGCGCTTCAACTCCTTGGTGGCGTCATCGCGGATCATGCGGGCCGACTTCTGCGCGTACTCGGCATCGGTGGATGCCTCGCGGCCACGGTCGAGTTTGGCCAGCAGCTCGGTGACCTGTGCTGTGAGTTCCTCACGCAGGTTCCAGAACTCGTCCGCGGTATCGGGGGTGTCCAGCCCCTGGGCCATGAGCAGCGATTCGTATGC from Mycolicibacterium sp. YH-1 harbors:
- a CDS encoding dihydrofolate reductase family protein, which produces MQLLKVQNFTVSRDGFGAGENQSFERPFGHADPGALMSWAGATASWPNRTDPGGSRGLDDYFTRDFAHNIGAEIMGRNKFGPQRGAWLDHDWQGWWGDEPPFHTPVFVVTHHERPSFTLSDTTFHFVNDDPAAVLERAREAAQGKDIRLGGGTTVIREFLDAGLVDTLHVAVSDVELGSGVRLWESPDELNDRFHHDVVPSPSGVTHHLFWRR
- a CDS encoding ATP-binding protein; amino-acid sequence: MAEQFHLSRLQVINWGVFDGYHSIPFSEGGALIAGASGSGKSSLLDAISLGFLPFNRRNFNASGDNSAAGSSAGRRTVDKYVRGAWGQRSDAGASKVMYLRGDGTAWAAVAVTYTSNTGRTITGLVLKWLTGESRSDSSSRFVLADGDRDIEGICNRWAAGRFDGSVFKDDDWRFSTKVESQYLAQLYATIGIRASDAAQQLLGKAKSLKSVGGLEQFVREFMLDEPSSLTRLPEALKQIDPLVEARELLAVAQRKRKILGDIEKIQQRYGSESSDLGIIDLVDQPMVRAYTDHIRLAQCPAQIDSLDATIDQLGNEYEDVTRQLNLAKAEGDSLNAQISGSSASIGPLQSQVAGAEAQAEEVSRRHAAYESLLMAQGLDTPDTADEFWNLREELTAQVTELLAKLDRGREASTDAEYAQKSARMIRDDATKELKRVEHVGSALPEFAITMREHICAAVGVDPSELPYIAELMDLRPEQNRWRMAVEKVLRGVGLRLLVPDRHYAAVLRFVNETNMHGRLQLHHVRASASGREAEPNTLAGKLFVVDPTHVCAAEAADVVAAAGDHICVDNPDLFPRFRRAVTDTGLYKDSDRLAIKDDRRPLKQSEYIFQGDVAAKIDALTVDLANAEEAYQAARRSADDIATERQQWRDRAAACKAICEQFPQWNHIDTESADGHAERLREQYELLLADHPDIEALNARADQCWEEIQTLMTRRGAIQTRRDDLDGRRTQLLELQERLTPTFVSEPLTELLNRYAGDVPVTLELLNPEPHRDAVFTAIRREREQLRESRRRSYDELARILNTFDTAFPDAIPNDSDVFDERVHDYVALCRHIDERELPEAYERMMRLVTEQAPDAILTLHRVAEQETRRISDQIDRVNTGLGAVEFNRGTRLTLRATPRNLTAVAELTDIVKAISRRIAEVGLGDKQAILDQYADILRLRNRLASVAPEDKAWTRDALDVRNRFTFDCAEWDVSTEELIRTHSNAGDNSGGEQEKLMAFCLAGALSFNLANPESGDNKPVFAQLMLDEAFSKSDPQFAQQALQAFRKFGFQLVIVATVQNATTIQPYIDGVVMVSKTEATGRNARPVATVATKTISDFTALRQEMSATAAVARVPAGV